A region from the Streptomyces sp. 3214.6 genome encodes:
- a CDS encoding cobalamin B12-binding domain-containing protein — translation MGVAAGPIRVVVAKPGLDGHDRGAKVIARALRDAGMEVIYTGLHQTPEQIVDTAIQEDADAIGLSILSGAHNTLFAAVIELLKERDAADILVFGGGIIPEADITPLKEKGVAEIFTPGATTASIVDWVRANVRQPAGA, via the coding sequence ATGGGTGTGGCAGCCGGTCCGATCCGCGTGGTGGTGGCCAAGCCGGGGCTCGACGGTCACGATCGCGGGGCCAAGGTGATCGCGCGCGCGTTGCGCGACGCCGGTATGGAGGTCATCTACACCGGGCTGCACCAGACGCCCGAGCAGATCGTGGACACCGCGATCCAGGAGGACGCCGACGCGATCGGGCTGTCCATTCTGTCCGGGGCCCACAACACCCTCTTCGCCGCGGTGATCGAGCTGCTGAAGGAGCGGGACGCGGCGGACATCCTGGTCTTCGGCGGGGGGATCATTCCGGAGGCGGACATCACGCCGTTGAAGGAGAAGGGGGTCGCGGAGATCTTCACGCCGGGGGCGACCACCGCGTCCATCGTGGACTGGGTCCGGGCGAACGTGCGGCAGCCTGCGGGGGCTTAG
- a CDS encoding esterase/lipase family protein: MKVTRALQPFLPPYRHLLPDLPTLPNFPTLSSFPNIPNISSLPSLPSRLAGLSMTLLKATALDLAILAGHLLLYPSGIAQERRAAAHPALPRATGAADPAQLPAQAARPPVVLLHGFIDNRSVFVLLRRSLAQHGRHRVESLNYSPLTCDIRTAAELLGRHLEEICERTGSRQVDVVGHSLGGLIARYYVQRLGGDVRVRTLVTLGTPHSGTRVAPLANAHPIVRQMRPGSEVIEELARPAPGCRTHFVSFWSDLDHLMDPLESACVDHPDLLAQNVRVTGIGHLALPVHPAVATGIRQALDAASETAHPDASAGARNGGLTVA, from the coding sequence ATGAAGGTCACCCGGGCACTGCAGCCCTTTCTTCCGCCGTACCGGCATCTGTTGCCGGACCTGCCGACCCTTCCGAACTTCCCCACCCTCTCGAGCTTCCCCAACATCCCGAACATCTCCAGCCTCCCCAGCCTTCCGAGCAGGCTGGCCGGGCTCTCCATGACGCTCCTCAAGGCGACCGCGCTGGACCTCGCGATCCTGGCGGGCCATCTGCTCCTCTACCCCTCCGGCATCGCCCAGGAGCGCCGCGCCGCGGCCCACCCCGCGCTGCCCAGGGCCACCGGCGCCGCGGACCCGGCCCAGCTGCCCGCCCAGGCCGCCCGGCCGCCGGTCGTCCTGCTGCACGGGTTCATAGACAACCGTTCCGTGTTCGTCCTGCTGCGCCGCAGCCTCGCCCAGCACGGCAGGCACCGGGTGGAGTCGCTCAACTACTCGCCGCTGACCTGCGACATCCGCACGGCGGCCGAGCTGCTCGGCCGGCACCTGGAGGAGATCTGCGAGCGCACCGGAAGCCGGCAGGTCGACGTGGTCGGACACAGCCTGGGGGGCCTGATAGCCCGGTACTACGTGCAGCGACTGGGCGGTGACGTCCGCGTCCGTACGCTCGTCACGCTGGGCACCCCGCACTCGGGCACCCGGGTGGCGCCGCTGGCGAACGCGCACCCGATCGTGCGCCAGATGCGCCCCGGGTCGGAGGTGATCGAGGAGCTCGCCCGGCCCGCGCCGGGTTGCCGTACGCACTTCGTCAGCTTCTGGAGCGATCTCGACCACCTGATGGACCCGCTGGAGAGCGCCTGCGTCGACCACCCCGACCTGCTGGCGCAGAACGTGCGGGTGACCGGCATCGGCCACCTCGCGCTGCCCGTGCACCCGGCCGTCGCGACCGGCATCCGCCAGGCCCTCGACGCGGCCTCCGAGACGGCGCACCCGGACGCCTCCGCCGGCGCCCGCAACGGCGGGCTCACCGTGGCCTGA